A genomic window from Halorubrum trapanicum includes:
- a CDS encoding DUF5518 domain-containing protein yields the protein MDTENTLLNAVVGAIASAVLSFTGVSPLLGGAVAGYLNGDDGLRVGALSGAIAAIPIVGLLLLALVILPFLGVFGFPLEVGLAAGGIVLVTALIVLGGVAYSVVLSALGGLLGVYVKNEL from the coding sequence ATGGACACCGAGAACACCCTCCTCAACGCGGTGGTCGGCGCGATCGCGTCGGCCGTCCTCTCGTTTACCGGCGTCTCACCCCTCCTCGGCGGCGCTGTCGCCGGGTATTTAAATGGCGACGACGGGCTACGCGTCGGCGCGCTCTCCGGCGCGATCGCCGCGATCCCGATCGTCGGACTGCTGTTGCTCGCCCTGGTGATCCTTCCGTTCTTGGGCGTCTTCGGGTTCCCGCTCGAAGTCGGCCTCGCGGCCGGCGGGATCGTCCTCGTCACGGCTCTCATCGTGTTGGGCGGCGTCGCCTACTCGGTGGTATTGAGCGCGCTCGGCGGACTGCTGGGCGTGTACGTGAAAAACGAGCTGTAG
- a CDS encoding tryptophan--tRNA ligase: MDEDTPEGATPGGDGRESAAGEAPAPPRTDGGTERADEPTEEVALDPWGSASVGDYADLFAEFGIEAFDEVDDDVPDPHYLMRRGVIFGHREYDAVAEAMANDEPFAALSGFMPTGDPHIGHKLVFDEIIWHQQMGGDAFGLIADLEAHSARGMSWDEIDEHARNYLLSLLALGFDAEEGELYRQSDNRAVQDLGFELGSKANFSEFEAIYGFDGETNISHMQSVITQTADILYPQLVDEPKPTVIPVGPDQDPHVRLTRDLATRVRYFKVTEAFASFELDDDERRLVRAAYDALAADAADSESDVRCEDAAAWLAEYEPPESDRESVDLAAAKSSALDKLEAGGKEPLRPRVRFFDRNATDEAFEALIDAVDGEKRVFEGHVDAFDLTRSEAESVARAVEIDHDGFGFRQPSSIYHRFMTGLTGGKMSSSVPASHISLLDDPEDGYDKVKAATTGGRDTAEKQRELGGEADECPVYELYAYLLAGDDDELTKTVYSECVNGERLCGGCKEQAAELMREFLEDHQEKREEAEELLDDLDIDLDSDRRGTGGEH, encoded by the coding sequence ATGGACGAGGACACCCCCGAGGGGGCGACGCCGGGCGGCGACGGGCGCGAGTCCGCCGCCGGCGAGGCGCCGGCGCCCCCCCGGACCGACGGCGGGACCGAGCGCGCGGACGAGCCGACCGAGGAGGTCGCGCTCGACCCGTGGGGGTCGGCGTCGGTCGGGGACTACGCGGACCTGTTCGCGGAGTTCGGCATCGAGGCGTTCGACGAGGTCGACGACGACGTGCCGGACCCGCACTACCTGATGCGGCGGGGCGTCATCTTCGGGCACCGCGAGTACGACGCGGTCGCGGAGGCGATGGCGAACGACGAGCCGTTCGCGGCGCTGTCCGGGTTCATGCCCACCGGCGACCCGCATATCGGCCACAAGCTGGTGTTCGACGAGATCATCTGGCACCAGCAGATGGGCGGCGACGCGTTCGGCCTCATCGCCGACCTCGAAGCCCACTCCGCCCGGGGGATGTCGTGGGACGAGATCGACGAGCACGCGCGCAACTACCTCCTTTCCCTCTTGGCGCTCGGCTTCGACGCCGAGGAGGGGGAGCTGTACCGCCAGTCGGACAACCGGGCGGTCCAGGACCTCGGGTTCGAACTCGGGTCGAAGGCGAACTTCTCCGAGTTCGAGGCGATCTACGGCTTCGACGGCGAGACGAACATCTCGCACATGCAGAGCGTGATCACCCAGACCGCGGACATCCTCTACCCCCAGCTCGTCGACGAGCCGAAGCCCACCGTCATCCCGGTCGGCCCCGACCAGGACCCGCACGTCCGGCTCACTCGGGACCTCGCGACCCGGGTGCGCTACTTCAAGGTGACCGAGGCGTTCGCCTCCTTCGAGCTGGACGACGACGAGCGACGGCTCGTGCGGGCCGCCTACGACGCGCTCGCGGCGGACGCCGCGGACTCGGAAAGCGACGTGCGCTGCGAGGACGCCGCCGCGTGGCTCGCGGAGTACGAGCCGCCGGAGAGCGACCGCGAGAGCGTCGACCTCGCGGCCGCGAAGTCGAGCGCGCTCGACAAGCTCGAAGCCGGCGGGAAGGAGCCGCTCCGGCCCCGCGTGCGTTTCTTCGACCGCAACGCGACCGACGAGGCGTTCGAGGCGCTGATCGACGCGGTCGACGGCGAGAAGCGCGTGTTCGAGGGCCACGTCGACGCGTTCGACCTCACCCGGAGCGAGGCCGAATCGGTCGCCCGGGCGGTCGAGATCGACCACGACGGGTTCGGCTTCCGCCAGCCCTCCTCGATCTACCACCGCTTCATGACCGGGCTCACGGGCGGGAAGATGTCCTCGTCGGTCCCGGCGAGCCACATCTCCCTGCTCGACGACCCCGAGGACGGCTACGACAAGGTGAAGGCCGCCACAACGGGCGGCCGCGACACCGCCGAAAAGCAGCGCGAGCTCGGCGGCGAGGCCGACGAGTGCCCCGTCTACGAGCTGTACGCCTACCTGCTCGCGGGCGACGACGACGAGCTCACCAAGACCGTCTACTCCGAGTGCGTCAACGGCGAGCGCCTCTGTGGCGGCTGTAAGGAGCAGGCCGCGGAGCTCATGCGCGAGTTCCTCGAAGACCACCAGGAGAAGCGCGAGGAGGCCGAGGAACTGCTCGACGACCTCGACATCGACCTCGACTCCGACCGGCGCGGCACCGGCGGCGAGCACTGA
- a CDS encoding TOBE domain-containing protein has product MREPTETGPDAAAGRGRAALIEDGVEFDGRDAALLRAVEAAGSVAGAASELGRSRARALSRIETLEGAYGTLVERRRGGEGGGGSRLAAAGRALLDRYDRLQAVLAAAAAVPETVLDGTVTAVDGELAVVDTAVGELSGLHGGAGDGADGDGNDDGGGDGSDGSGGAGVGDAVQVRIGADAVTVNDADSAVDPDATSARNRLDGRVSAVDRGETVSTVRIAVEAADAVDDGDAVEVAALITAESVDRLDLAPDDRVSIRWKATATRLVAHAE; this is encoded by the coding sequence ATGAGAGAGCCGACCGAAACCGGTCCGGACGCGGCCGCGGGCCGCGGGCGCGCGGCGCTCATCGAGGACGGCGTCGAGTTCGACGGCCGCGACGCGGCGCTGCTGCGCGCGGTCGAGGCGGCGGGATCGGTCGCGGGCGCGGCGTCCGAGCTCGGTCGGTCGCGCGCCCGCGCCCTCTCGCGGATCGAGACCTTGGAGGGCGCCTACGGGACGCTCGTCGAGCGGCGCCGCGGCGGGGAGGGCGGGGGCGGGAGCCGGCTCGCCGCGGCCGGCCGCGCGCTGCTCGACCGCTACGACCGGCTTCAGGCCGTCCTCGCGGCGGCCGCGGCGGTTCCGGAGACGGTGCTCGACGGCACCGTGACGGCCGTCGACGGCGAGCTCGCGGTCGTCGACACCGCGGTCGGGGAGCTGTCGGGGCTTCACGGCGGGGCCGGCGACGGTGCGGACGGCGACGGGAACGATGACGGTGGAGGCGACGGGAGCGACGGAAGCGGCGGGGCCGGCGTCGGCGACGCGGTCCAAGTCCGGATCGGCGCCGACGCGGTCACGGTCAACGACGCGGACAGCGCGGTCGATCCCGACGCGACGAGCGCGCGGAACCGCCTCGACGGGCGGGTCTCGGCCGTCGACCGCGGCGAGACGGTGTCGACGGTCCGGATCGCGGTCGAGGCGGCGGACGCGGTCGACGACGGGGACGCCGTCGAGGTGGCCGCGCTGATCACCGCCGAGAGCGTCGACCGACTCGACCTCGCCCCCGACGACCGGGTCTCGATCCGGTGGAAAGCGACCGCGACGCGGCTGGTGGCGCACGCGGAGTGA
- a CDS encoding substrate-binding domain-containing protein, which produces MPIQRRRFVAALGAGAIASTAGCSSMSGDDGNGGNGTGGGESAEESIGVAGETLTLTTTTSTYDTGLLNEIHTDFEEMYGVTVDAVAQGTGAALETARNGDSDIVMVHARGLEDEFMRNGYGINRRDLMFNDFVIVGPESDPAGIEGMSSATGALTAIAEAQATFVSRGDNSGTHTKELNLWEAAGTEPGGDWYQETGTGMGEALNIANQQGAYTLSDRGTFISQRSEIDLTILVQGPIEGGPEILANPYGIMAVNPGVHDNANYDLAMAYIGWITSPEVQEAISEYQVNGEQLFFPRAVSEDPDFQQYVPEGWSSDDSDE; this is translated from the coding sequence ATGCCGATACAACGGAGGCGGTTCGTGGCCGCACTGGGTGCCGGAGCGATCGCGAGCACGGCGGGCTGTTCGTCGATGAGCGGCGACGACGGGAACGGCGGAAACGGGACCGGCGGCGGCGAAAGCGCCGAGGAGTCGATCGGCGTCGCCGGCGAGACGCTGACGCTCACGACGACGACGAGCACGTACGACACCGGACTCTTAAACGAGATCCACACGGACTTCGAGGAGATGTACGGCGTCACCGTCGACGCCGTCGCGCAGGGGACCGGCGCGGCGTTGGAGACCGCCCGCAACGGCGACTCGGACATCGTGATGGTCCACGCCCGCGGGCTCGAAGACGAATTCATGCGGAACGGGTACGGGATCAACCGCCGGGACCTGATGTTCAACGACTTCGTGATCGTCGGCCCCGAGAGCGACCCCGCCGGGATCGAGGGGATGAGCTCCGCGACCGGCGCGCTCACCGCCATCGCCGAGGCACAGGCGACGTTCGTCTCGCGCGGCGACAACTCCGGCACGCACACGAAGGAGCTGAACCTCTGGGAGGCGGCCGGCACCGAGCCCGGCGGCGACTGGTACCAGGAGACCGGCACCGGGATGGGCGAGGCGCTGAACATCGCCAACCAGCAGGGCGCGTACACGCTGTCGGACCGCGGAACGTTCATTTCGCAGCGCTCGGAGATCGACCTGACGATCCTCGTTCAGGGCCCGATCGAGGGCGGGCCGGAGATCCTCGCGAACCCGTACGGGATCATGGCGGTCAACCCCGGCGTCCACGACAACGCCAACTACGACCTCGCGATGGCGTACATCGGCTGGATCACCAGCCCGGAGGTCCAGGAGGCCATCTCGGAATACCAGGTGAACGGCGAGCAGCTGTTCTTCCCCAGGGCGGTCTCCGAGGACCCGGACTTCCAGCAGTACGTTCCGGAGGGTTGGAGTAGCGACGACTCGGACGAGTAG
- a CDS encoding ABC transporter permease, whose protein sequence is MPFESTAQLTPALFEPAARLTPALFGGGDGQALALIDLPFRDGYVRSIIFVSLYVSVLAVTLSTLVSIPTAVVLGFTEFPGKGFVKSVINTGMGFPSVVVGLVVLFAVSNQGPLGALDLIFTKQAMVMSQFVLATPPITAISLAAISGVDDGVRDAARVLGGTRIDAALVVLKEARYGIATAVLAGFGRAISEVGSVLIVGGNITSADGISKTRTLTTAIQLEARQGQYETAMVLGAVLVALVLLVNAVVVRFGDRGVQR, encoded by the coding sequence GTGCCGTTCGAATCGACCGCACAGCTGACGCCGGCGCTGTTCGAACCCGCCGCCCGGCTGACTCCTGCCCTGTTCGGCGGAGGCGACGGGCAGGCGCTCGCCCTGATCGACCTCCCGTTCAGAGACGGGTACGTTCGGAGCATCATCTTCGTCTCGCTGTACGTGAGCGTCCTCGCGGTGACGCTGAGCACGCTCGTCAGCATCCCGACCGCCGTCGTGTTGGGGTTCACCGAGTTCCCCGGGAAGGGGTTCGTCAAGTCCGTGATCAACACGGGGATGGGGTTCCCGAGCGTGGTCGTCGGGCTCGTCGTCCTGTTCGCGGTGTCGAACCAGGGGCCGCTGGGGGCGCTGGACCTCATCTTCACCAAGCAGGCGATGGTCATGTCGCAGTTCGTCCTCGCGACGCCGCCGATCACGGCGATCAGCCTCGCCGCGATAAGCGGCGTCGACGACGGGGTCCGCGACGCCGCGCGCGTCCTCGGCGGGACCCGGATCGACGCCGCGCTCGTCGTGCTGAAGGAGGCGCGGTACGGCATCGCCACGGCGGTGCTGGCCGGGTTCGGCCGCGCCATCAGCGAGGTCGGCTCCGTGCTCATCGTCGGCGGCAACATCACGAGCGCGGACGGGATCTCGAAGACGCGGACCCTGACGACGGCGATCCAACTGGAGGCACGCCAGGGCCAGTACGAGACCGCGATGGTCCTCGGCGCCGTGCTCGTCGCGCTCGTGCTGCTCGTCAACGCGGTCGTCGTCCGCTTCGGCGACCGGGGGGTCCAGCGCTGA
- a CDS encoding phosphate ABC transporter ATP-binding protein: MLRVTDGSRSYGDETVLSGLSVDVEPGEVVAVIGPSGVGKTTLLRLLALSLEPDEGTVSLDGTDAWAVDTAERRALRRRIGMVFQEASLFDASVARNVEYGLRVRRSWGERLRDGLAGLVRSNGVADAVHESLDVVGMAGKVGQHADSLSGGEAQRVSFARALAYEPDVLLLDEPTSDLDPRNTAVIEKAIGAARGRGIGVVVATHDMHQAERVADRVAVLLDDGITEIGPTESIFDDPSDERTRKFISGELVY; encoded by the coding sequence ATGCTCCGCGTCACCGACGGGTCGCGGTCGTACGGCGACGAGACGGTCCTCAGCGGGCTCTCCGTCGACGTCGAGCCGGGCGAGGTCGTCGCCGTCATCGGCCCCTCCGGGGTCGGCAAGACGACGCTGCTCCGCCTGCTCGCGCTCTCGCTCGAACCGGACGAGGGGACGGTCTCGCTCGACGGAACCGACGCGTGGGCGGTCGACACCGCCGAGCGCCGCGCGCTCCGCCGCCGGATCGGGATGGTGTTCCAGGAGGCGAGCCTCTTCGACGCCAGCGTGGCCCGCAACGTGGAGTACGGGCTCCGCGTCCGCCGCTCGTGGGGCGAGCGGCTCCGCGACGGGCTCGCCGGCCTGGTCCGGTCGAACGGCGTCGCCGACGCGGTCCACGAGTCGCTCGACGTGGTCGGGATGGCCGGGAAGGTGGGGCAACACGCCGACTCGCTCTCCGGCGGCGAGGCCCAGCGCGTGTCGTTCGCCCGCGCGCTGGCGTACGAGCCGGACGTCCTCCTGCTCGACGAGCCGACCTCGGACCTCGACCCCCGGAATACGGCCGTCATCGAGAAGGCGATCGGCGCGGCGCGGGGCCGCGGAATCGGCGTCGTCGTCGCGACCCACGACATGCACCAGGCCGAACGGGTCGCGGACCGCGTCGCAGTGCTGCTCGACGACGGGATCACGGAGATCGGTCCGACCGAGTCGATCTTCGACGACCCGTCCGACGAGCGCACCCGGAAGTTCATCTCCGGCGAGCTGGTGTACTAA
- a CDS encoding HicB family protein, protein MARADPGDTDDPDREIRLLKNPDGQWTARDLRVGVTAQGESRDAALDNLDAVVDAIEGDGGRAPTDDEIRDLGVDPEVARSQSDELPDVLQ, encoded by the coding sequence ATGGCAAGGGCCGATCCGGGCGACACAGACGATCCTGACAGAGAAATTCGGTTACTGAAGAATCCGGATGGACAGTGGACGGCTCGCGACCTCCGGGTCGGTGTGACTGCGCAGGGAGAGAGCCGGGATGCCGCGCTTGACAATCTCGACGCTGTCGTCGATGCGATCGAAGGCGACGGGGGTCGCGCACCGACCGACGACGAAATCCGCGATCTCGGCGTCGATCCCGAAGTCGCTCGGTCACAGAGCGATGAGCTTCCCGATGTCTTGCAGTAG
- a CDS encoding type II toxin-antitoxin system HicA family toxin, protein MVTRDFSGEDVYKVLVNVGGFQHVRTTGDHLILRWDPPESHENADTRTVTVPAHDSISIGTLHDIADDAGAENFEAFCEWIDDNR, encoded by the coding sequence ATGGTGACGCGGGATTTTTCCGGTGAAGATGTGTACAAAGTTCTGGTGAACGTTGGTGGGTTTCAGCACGTTCGTACCACAGGGGATCACCTGATTCTTCGATGGGACCCACCAGAAAGCCATGAGAACGCAGATACGCGTACCGTGACTGTTCCGGCCCACGACTCGATCAGCATTGGAACGCTCCATGATATTGCTGATGATGCCGGTGCGGAGAATTTCGAAGCATTCTGCGAGTGGATCGACGATAATCGGTGA
- a CDS encoding HIT domain-containing protein codes for MDRIFAPWRIEWVERDADPIDGCPFCVLPGREDAREARIVARSDRNYVLLNNAPYNPGHAMVIPDAHVEDPTDLDDATLLDHARLKAATLDALRRDLEPDGVNTGQNLGGDAAGGSVDHLHTHVVPRWSGDTNFMPVTGDTKVIVEAIDRTYGHLHAGFAADEHVVDSGDVDEGDAVELDFDV; via the coding sequence ATGGACCGGATCTTCGCGCCGTGGCGGATCGAGTGGGTCGAGCGCGACGCCGACCCGATCGACGGCTGCCCGTTCTGCGTCCTGCCCGGGCGCGAGGACGCCCGCGAGGCGCGAATCGTCGCGCGCAGCGACCGCAACTACGTCCTCCTCAACAACGCGCCGTACAACCCGGGCCACGCGATGGTGATCCCGGACGCGCACGTCGAGGACCCGACCGACCTCGACGACGCGACGCTGCTCGACCACGCGCGGCTGAAGGCGGCGACGCTCGACGCGCTGCGCCGCGACCTGGAGCCGGACGGCGTCAACACCGGCCAGAACCTCGGCGGCGACGCCGCCGGCGGCTCGGTCGACCACCTCCACACCCACGTCGTCCCGCGGTGGAGCGGCGACACCAACTTCATGCCCGTCACCGGCGACACGAAGGTGATCGTGGAGGCGATCGACCGCACCTACGGCCACCTCCACGCGGGGTTCGCCGCCGACGAGCACGTCGTCGATTCGGGGGACGTCGACGAGGGCGACGCCGTCGAACTCGACTTCGACGTCTGA
- the map gene encoding type II methionyl aminopeptidase, whose amino-acid sequence MSHGPLDEDAVESYREAGAVLVEAVNEAREMVEPGRTHLEVAEWTEDFVREQGAGLAFPVNVSVDPEASHATPGRDDETEFGDEMVCLDVGVHVDGYIADAAVTVDHSGNPELVEAAEMALEAALDEAGPGVEVGVVGQAIEDVIRGYGYTPVLNLSGHGVERYDAHTGPTVPNRGVDRSVELEPGQAVAIEPFATDGRGKVGEGTDEEIFEQQGSASVRDRRARQALEEIEGFDDLPFAARWLETDRAEMALRRLKQANAIKGYPVLKEDDDALVSQAEHTLLVTEDGVEVTTAGIHGFDD is encoded by the coding sequence ATGAGTCACGGACCCCTTGACGAGGACGCGGTCGAGAGCTACCGCGAGGCCGGCGCGGTGCTGGTCGAGGCGGTGAACGAGGCCCGCGAGATGGTCGAGCCGGGCCGGACCCACCTCGAGGTCGCCGAGTGGACGGAGGACTTCGTGCGCGAGCAGGGGGCCGGCCTCGCCTTCCCGGTCAACGTCAGCGTCGACCCGGAGGCGTCGCACGCGACGCCCGGCCGCGACGACGAGACGGAGTTCGGCGACGAGATGGTGTGTCTCGACGTCGGCGTCCACGTCGACGGCTACATCGCCGACGCCGCGGTGACGGTCGACCACAGCGGGAACCCGGAGCTCGTCGAGGCCGCCGAGATGGCGCTGGAGGCCGCGCTCGACGAGGCCGGCCCGGGCGTCGAGGTCGGCGTCGTCGGGCAGGCGATCGAGGACGTGATCCGCGGGTACGGCTACACGCCCGTGTTAAACCTCTCCGGACACGGCGTCGAGCGCTACGACGCCCACACCGGCCCGACGGTGCCGAACCGCGGGGTCGACCGCTCGGTCGAGCTCGAACCGGGACAGGCGGTCGCCATCGAGCCGTTCGCCACCGACGGCCGCGGGAAGGTCGGCGAGGGGACCGACGAGGAGATCTTCGAGCAGCAGGGGTCCGCGAGCGTGCGCGACCGGCGGGCGCGGCAGGCGCTCGAAGAGATCGAGGGGTTCGACGACCTCCCGTTCGCGGCGCGGTGGCTGGAGACCGACCGCGCCGAGATGGCGCTCCGCCGCCTGAAGCAGGCGAACGCGATCAAGGGGTACCCCGTCCTGAAGGAGGACGACGACGCCCTCGTGAGCCAGGCGGAACACACCCTCCTGGTCACCGAGGACGGCGTCGAGGTGACGACGGCGGGCATCCACGGCTTCGACGACTGA
- a CDS encoding DUF2249 domain-containing protein produces MSPDPFDDADERLDAREIDGEPFGDIVAALDGLDDGESLCLVNSFEPVPLYDVLAERGFAHETAAPADDEWHVEITRA; encoded by the coding sequence ATGAGCCCCGACCCGTTCGACGACGCGGACGAGCGGCTGGACGCCCGCGAGATAGACGGCGAACCGTTCGGCGACATCGTGGCCGCGCTCGACGGCCTCGACGACGGCGAGTCGCTGTGCCTGGTGAACAGCTTCGAGCCGGTGCCGCTGTACGACGTGTTAGCGGAGCGCGGGTTCGCCCACGAGACGGCGGCCCCGGCCGACGACGAGTGGCACGTCGAGATCACGCGCGCCTGA
- a CDS encoding CGCGG family rSAM-modified RiPP protein translates to MSSTPSDHDHDHGADPVTDRVHENSWSANLEGPEHADDRDLLVRQAIDAVEHTAAGNHVNLVTHGDHGHPEEYLFEALDAELGGDVDWEYVEQCGCGGHVVRVHA, encoded by the coding sequence ATGTCGAGCACGCCATCAGACCACGACCACGACCACGGGGCGGACCCGGTGACCGATCGCGTCCACGAGAACTCGTGGTCCGCGAACCTCGAAGGCCCGGAACACGCCGACGACCGCGACCTGCTCGTCCGACAGGCGATCGATGCGGTCGAACACACGGCCGCCGGCAACCACGTCAACCTCGTCACCCACGGCGACCACGGCCACCCCGAGGAGTACCTCTTCGAGGCGCTCGACGCGGAACTCGGCGGCGACGTCGACTGGGAGTACGTCGAGCAGTGCGGCTGCGGCGGGCACGTCGTGCGCGTCCACGCGTAG
- a CDS encoding histidine kinase N-terminal 7TM domain-containing protein, which yields MAWQPTPYTAPLLVAAVASFAFAAYAVGNRSRGGHALLRSFVGVAGTAGVWSLAYAAQLSATSLDLTLFFNRFVWLGSAGLAVAWPAFVLSYVDRTAWVARRRFALFWVVPVAVATAVWTVGVDPLFYVDPVLVDAGGFRVLEYAPTPALLGFVGYTYGVNLFTFAVLGYAAVSRDGVFRRQAAVLFVAGVAPLSLGAAGIAGLVGPDNGFVDFTPIAFSGTSALLAWVVFRYRLLDVSPIARDAVFANLSDGVVVCDADGRVVDNNDPAEALFPDAELGVHADEAFEDVPAVADAVAEAASDDEFRVTVDCDGASRFLTVDVHDITGPGTTRGGTVLLFRDVTERETLQRRYRALIEKSPNVIAVCGEDGLLRYVSPSIERLLGHQANEVEGRPVIDLVHPEDRREAQQAFERAFEGAEPQSLTHRIACADGSWRRFETVIERLFADTREVVITATDVTDARRYEQRLQVLNRVLRHDLKNDTNVIGGYADLLRDHVDEEGDPYLDIIDRKVRTLTHLSDQAREIDVALHSDAGRTEIDLAALVDRLCDSLESSFPEATVTVSVPDSAVVSADELLESAIRNVLENAVVHNDGDDPHVEATVVADGDRFRIDVADDGPGIPPVERTVFSEARETALEHASGLGLWLVHWIVTESGGDLEIDTREPTGTVVRMWLPRSNGENG from the coding sequence ATGGCGTGGCAACCGACGCCGTACACGGCTCCGCTGCTCGTGGCGGCCGTCGCGTCGTTCGCCTTCGCCGCGTACGCGGTCGGGAACCGCTCTCGCGGCGGCCACGCCCTCCTACGGAGCTTCGTCGGGGTCGCGGGCACCGCCGGCGTCTGGTCGCTGGCGTACGCGGCCCAGCTGTCGGCGACGTCGCTCGATCTCACGCTGTTTTTCAACCGCTTCGTCTGGCTCGGCTCCGCCGGCTTAGCGGTGGCCTGGCCCGCCTTCGTCCTCTCGTACGTCGACCGGACCGCGTGGGTCGCCCGGCGCCGCTTCGCGCTCTTCTGGGTCGTCCCCGTCGCGGTCGCTACCGCCGTCTGGACGGTCGGCGTCGACCCGCTGTTCTACGTCGATCCGGTCCTCGTCGACGCCGGCGGCTTCCGGGTTCTGGAGTACGCGCCGACGCCCGCGCTGCTCGGGTTCGTCGGCTACACCTACGGGGTCAACCTGTTCACCTTCGCCGTCCTCGGCTACGCCGCGGTCTCCCGCGACGGCGTGTTCCGCCGGCAGGCCGCCGTCCTCTTCGTCGCCGGCGTCGCGCCGCTGTCGCTCGGCGCGGCCGGCATCGCCGGGCTCGTCGGGCCGGACAACGGGTTCGTCGACTTCACGCCGATCGCCTTCAGCGGGACCTCGGCGCTTTTGGCGTGGGTCGTGTTCCGGTACCGGCTGCTCGACGTCTCGCCGATCGCCCGCGACGCGGTGTTCGCGAACCTCTCCGACGGCGTCGTCGTCTGCGACGCCGACGGCCGGGTGGTCGACAACAACGACCCGGCCGAGGCGCTGTTCCCGGACGCGGAACTCGGCGTCCACGCCGACGAGGCGTTCGAGGACGTCCCGGCGGTCGCCGACGCGGTGGCGGAGGCGGCGTCCGACGACGAGTTCCGCGTGACGGTCGACTGCGACGGCGCCTCCCGGTTCCTGACGGTCGACGTCCACGACATCACCGGGCCGGGGACGACCCGCGGCGGAACGGTCCTGCTGTTCCGCGACGTCACCGAACGGGAAACGCTCCAGCGGCGCTACCGCGCGCTCATCGAGAAGTCGCCGAACGTGATCGCGGTCTGCGGCGAGGACGGCCTGCTCCGGTACGTGAGCCCGTCGATAGAGCGGCTGCTCGGTCACCAGGCGAACGAGGTCGAGGGGCGTCCGGTCATCGACCTTGTCCATCCCGAGGACCGGCGCGAGGCGCAGCAGGCCTTCGAGCGCGCCTTCGAGGGCGCCGAACCGCAGTCGCTCACGCACCGGATCGCGTGCGCCGACGGCAGTTGGCGGCGGTTCGAGACGGTGATCGAACGGCTGTTCGCCGACACGCGCGAGGTCGTCATCACCGCCACCGACGTCACGGACGCCCGGCGGTACGAGCAGCGGCTCCAGGTGTTGAACCGGGTGCTTCGACACGACCTGAAGAACGACACCAACGTCATCGGCGGGTACGCCGACCTGCTCCGCGACCACGTCGACGAGGAGGGCGATCCGTACCTCGACATCATCGACCGGAAGGTGCGGACCCTGACCCACCTCAGCGACCAGGCCCGCGAGATCGACGTCGCGCTCCACAGCGACGCCGGCCGGACCGAGATCGACCTGGCCGCGCTCGTCGATCGCCTCTGCGACTCGCTGGAGTCGTCGTTTCCGGAGGCGACGGTGACGGTGTCGGTCCCGGACTCCGCGGTCGTCTCCGCGGACGAACTCCTGGAGTCGGCGATCCGGAACGTGTTGGAGAACGCCGTCGTCCACAACGACGGCGACGACCCCCACGTGGAGGCGACGGTCGTCGCCGACGGCGACCGGTTCCGGATCGACGTGGCCGACGACGGACCGGGGATCCCGCCGGTCGAGCGGACGGTGTTCTCGGAGGCGCGGGAGACGGCGCTCGAACACGCGAGCGGCCTCGGCCTCTGGCTCGTCCACTGGATCGTCACGGAGTCCGGCGGCGACCTCGAGATCGACACCCGCGAACCGACCGGGACGGTGGTGCGGATGTGGCTCCCGCGATCGAACGGCGAAAACGGATAA
- a CDS encoding peroxiredoxin, whose amino-acid sequence MLQPGDSAPEITLTDHRGETVTVDPAAAGHTVVYFYPRADTPGCTAEACGFRDEWDAFEAADVAVVGISDDPVEDLRPFAAEYDLPFTLLSDPDGEVATAYDSYGEKSMFGKAFDGVFRNTYVLDDEGTVVLAYEGVSPEDHAVEILDDVRALDD is encoded by the coding sequence ATGCTCCAACCGGGCGACTCCGCACCCGAGATCACGCTCACCGACCACCGCGGCGAGACGGTCACCGTCGACCCGGCCGCGGCCGGCCACACGGTCGTGTACTTCTACCCCCGCGCCGACACGCCCGGCTGTACCGCCGAGGCGTGTGGCTTCCGCGACGAGTGGGACGCGTTCGAGGCGGCCGACGTCGCCGTCGTCGGGATCAGCGACGACCCCGTCGAGGACCTCCGACCGTTCGCCGCCGAGTACGACCTCCCCTTCACCCTCCTCTCGGACCCCGACGGCGAGGTCGCGACCGCGTACGACTCCTACGGCGAGAAGTCGATGTTCGGGAAGGCCTTCGACGGCGTGTTCCGGAACACGTACGTCCTCGACGACGAGGGGACCGTCGTCTTGGCCTACGAGGGCGTCTCCCCCGAGGACCACGCCGTCGAGATTCTCGACGACGTCCGCGCGCTCGACGACTGA